Proteins encoded by one window of Engraulis encrasicolus isolate BLACKSEA-1 chromosome 23, IST_EnEncr_1.0, whole genome shotgun sequence:
- the LOC134439550 gene encoding protocadherin alpha-3-like, producing the protein MEFQGRGTWRECCQCLAFVFLVLCVKASFAQIRYSISEEVKDGTAVGNIAKDLGIDPRSLKERGFRIVSNSKDSSLFQINEDDGILYVKGKIDREEVCERSSVCLINLKTVLENPLEVHYVAVEIADVNDHAPIFPEREKRLEISESAMPGARYQLQAARDPDGGTNGIQLYKLSSNDHFRIDVKERGEDRKMPLLILQKPLDREAKRNHKLLLTAVDGGKPPKSGTMEIIVDVLDVNDNMPVFTKESYTVSLNENSPVGTAVIQVNATDQDNGPNGEVFYSFGQDVDSEVLKLFDLDPNTGKIFVKGDIDFEEQKGYEIDIQASDKGQAPLTADKSVIIKIIDVNDNIPEIDVTSFSSAIPEDSRPGTTVALINVHDRDHGLNAKVSLSLPDDADFKLMPSSQDNAYSLVTKSKLDREAVYEHEIVLIARDAGEPSLSSVKTIKVIVSDVNDNSPEFLQTPYIFYVTENNVPGEPMFSVSATDRDLNENAMISYQICRDCDDDSKFTSALNINSETGVVYGLKSFDFETMKSFQFHVIATDSGTHVRSSNVTVTVFILDQNDNAPRILSPLSSNGSAEGVEEIPRNAHAGHLVAKVKAYDPDVGYNGWLLYALQEVSDHTLFSLERYSGQIRTLRPFTETDEAQHRLVVLVKDNGNVSLSATATVVVSVVEPKEAFAASDVKSPFQDEDENNVTFYLIVTLGSVSTLFVISIIVLIVMQCSKSADYSSKYLQDTNYDGTLCHSIQYRSGDKRYMLVGPRMSIGSTIVPGSNANTLVVPDRRSRASIELTEN; encoded by the coding sequence ATGGAATTTCAAGGACGTGGAACATGGCGCGAATGCTGCCAATGCCTGGCTTTTGTGTTCCTGGTTTTGTGTGTAAAGGCGTCTTTTGCTCAAATAAGGTACTCGATTTCTGAAGAAGTGAAAGACGGCACTGCAGTGGGAAATATCGCAAAGGATTTAGGAATCGACCCACGGTCGCTGAAAGAAAGGGGATTTCGAATTGTGTCCAACTCGAAGGATTCGTCCCTTTTCCAGATCAACGAGGATGACGGCATATTGTACGTGAAGGGGAAGATAGACCGAGAGGAGGTTTGTGAAAGAAGCAGCGTGTGCCTGATAAATCTCAAAACCGTCTTGGAAAATCCGTTAGAGGTGCATTATGTGGCCGTAGAGATCGCGGATGTTAATGATCACGCTCCTATTTTCCCCGAGCGAGAGAAACGGTTGGAAATATCGGAGTCCGCCATGCCTGGCGCGCGCTATCAGCTTCAAGCGGCTCGTGATCCAGATGGAGGTACTAATGGCATACAGTTGTACAAATTAAGCAGTAACGACCATTTCCGTATTGATGTGAAAGAGCGGGGTGAGGATAGGAAGATGCCCCTTCTCATTCTGCAGAAACCGCTagacagagaggcaaagagaaaccATAAACTACTGCTCACTGCTGTTGATGGAGGTAAACCCCCGAAATCTGGCACAATGGAAATCATTGTAGATGTGTTAGACGTCAACGATAACATGCCAGTATTCACAAAGGAATCATATACTGTCAGTTTGAATGAAAATTCACCTGTAGGAACAGCTGTAATTCAAGTTAATGCCACTGACCAGGACAACGGTCCAAATGGTGAGGTCTTTTACTCATTTGGGCAAGATGTAGACAGCGAGGTGCTGAAACTTTTTGATTTAGACCCCAATACAGGGAAAATCTTTGTGAAAGGAGATATAGATTTTGAGGAGCAAAAAGGCTACGAGATTGATATACAGGCTTCAGATAAAGGCCAAGCTCCTTTGACGGCAGACAAAAGCGTAATCATTAAAATTATTGACGTTAATGATAATATCCCTGAGATTGACGTAACGTCATTCTCGAGTGCCATACCTGAGGATTCCAGGCCAGGTACTACAGTAGCACTTATTAATGTGCATGATCGAGATCACGGTCTTAATGCTAAAGTATCCCTTTCTCTTCCTGATGATGCAGACTTTAAATTAATGCCATCATCGCAGGATAATGCATACTCGCTGGTGACAAAGTCCAAACTTGACAGAGAAGCAGTATATGAACACGAAATTGTTTTGATTGCGAGGGACGCAGGTGAACCTTCACTGTCGTCAGTTAAAACCATCAAGGTTATTGTATCAGATGTAAATGACAACAGTCCAGAGTTTTTGCAAACTCCGTACATATTTTATGTGACAGAAAACAACGTGCCAGGTGAGCCAATGTTTTCAGTTTCGGCCACTGACCGTGACCTGAATGAAAATGCAATGATTAGCTATCAAATTTGCAGAGATTGTGACGACGATAGTAAATTCACATCCGCTCTGAACATCAACTCGGAAACCGGTGTGGTTTACGGTTTGAAAAGTTTTGACTTCGAAACTATGAAATCATTTCAGTTTCACGTCATAGCCACAGACTCTGGAACACATGTGCGTAGTAGCAACGTCACAGTAACGGTCTTTATTCTGGATCAGAACGACAATGCACCCAGAATTTTATCGCCACTCAGTAGTAACGGATCTGCAGAAGGCGTGGAGGAGATCCCGAGAAATGCACACGCGGGCCATTTAGTGGCTAAGGTAAAAGCGTATGACCCCGACGTAGGATACAACGGATGGCTACTTTACGCGCTGCAAGAAGTTTCCGACCACACCCTCTTCAGCTTAGAGCGCTACTCTGGCCAGATAAGAACTCTTCGGCCGTTCACAGAAACTGACGAAGCTCAGCACAGACTGGTCGTCTTGGTAAAAGACAACGGAAATGTGTCTCTGTCAGCTACAGCGACCGTGGTCGTCAGTGTCGTGGAGCCAAAAGAGGCATTCGCAGCCTCGGATGTGAAAAGCCCCTTCCAAGATGAAGATGAGAACAATGTAACTTTTTATTTGATCGTCACACTGGGGTCCGTCTCTACCCTCTTTGTAATCAGCATCATTGTGCTGATAGTCATGCAGTGCTCAAAATCTGCAGACTACTCCTCCAAGTATTTGCAGGATACAAACTATGACGGGACACTGTGCCACAGTATTCAGTACAGATCTGGAGACAAGAGGTACATGCTGGTTGGGCCCCGGATGAGTATTGGATCTACCATAGTGCCAGGGAGTAATGCCAACACACTAGTGGTGCCAGACCGCAGGAGCAGAGCTTCCATAGAG